Proteins encoded together in one Bos indicus isolate NIAB-ARS_2022 breed Sahiwal x Tharparkar chromosome 25, NIAB-ARS_B.indTharparkar_mat_pri_1.0, whole genome shotgun sequence window:
- the CASKIN1 gene encoding caskin-1 isoform X1, with the protein MGKEQELVQAVKAEDVGTAQRLLQRPRPGKAKLLGSTKKINVNFQDPDGFSALHHAALNGNTELITLLLEAQAAVDIKDNKGMRPLHYAAWQGRKEPMKLVLKAGSAVNIPSDEGHIPLHLAAQHGHYDVSEMLLQHQSNPCMVDNSGKTPLDLACEFGRVGVVQLLLSSNMCTALLEPRPGDTTDPNGTSPLHLAAKNGHIDIIRLLLQAGIDINRQTKSGTALHEAALCGKTEVVRLLLDNGINAHVRNTYSQTALDIVHQFTTSQASKEIKQLLREASAALQVRATKDYCNNYDLTSLNVKAGDIITVLEQHPDGRWKGCIHDNRTGNDRVGYFPSSLGEAIVKRAGPRAGAEPSPPQGGSSAGPTVPPEEIWVLRKPFAGGDRSGSLSSAAGGRSVGGHTLHAGSEGVKVGGVAAGPGCLGPEQHWSASLSGFQLLATVLSQKPVSDSSPGDSPVKPPEGPAAATRAQPPAAHAGPGYGEQPPKKLEAASEGKGAEAVSQWLATFQLQLYAPNFISAGYDLPTISRMTPEDLTAIGVTKPGHRKKITAEISGLSLPDWLPEHKPANLAVWLSMIGLAQYYKVLVDNGYENIDFITDITWEDLQEIGITKLGHQKKLMLAVRKLAELQKAEYAKYEGGPLRRKAPQSLEVMAIESPPPPEPAPADCQSPKMTTFQDSELSGELQAALTGPAEGAAAATAPAEKPANHLPPTPRASGRQEPSLGGRARHMSSSQELLGDGPPGPSSPMSRSQEYLLDEGPAPGTPPKEARPSRHGHSVKRASVPPVPGKPRQVLPPGASHFTPPQTPTKPRPSSPQALGGPHGPAPATAKVKPTPQLLPPTERPMSPRSLPQSPTHRGFAYVLPQPVESEAGPAAPGPAPAAVPTPVPTLCLPPEADAEPGRPKKRAHSLNRYAASDSEPERDELLVPAAAGPYATVQRRVGRSHSVRAPAGADKNVNRSQSFAVRPRKKGPPPPPPKRSSSAMASANLADEPAPDAETEGAGAEDGRLGVRAQRRRASDLAGSVDTGSAGSVKSIAAMLELSSIGGGGRAARRPPEGHPMPHPASPEPGRVATVLASVKHKEAIGPDGEVVNRRRTLSGPVTGLLATARRGSGEPAGPADHGQLVEEGAARQRPRGPAKGEAGAEGPPLARVEASATLKRRIRAKQSQQENVKFILTESDTVKRRPKVKEREAGPEPPPPPLSVYQNGTGTVRRRPASEQAGPPELPPPPPPAEPPPSDLMHLPPLPPPDSDARKLAKPPVSPKPILAQPVPKIQGSPTPASKKVPLPGPSSPEVKRAHGTPPPVSPKPPPPPTAPKPAKAAAGLQSGSSSPSPAPSPARQQPAALAKPASTPPALSASPASPARPPSPGAPALHVPAKPPRAAAAATGPPAAPDGASPGDSARQKLEETSACLAAALQAVEEKIRQEDAQGSRPSAAEKSTGSILDDIGSMFDDLADQLDAMLE; encoded by the exons ATGGGGAAGGAGCAGGAGCTGGTGCAGGCAGTGAAGGCGGAGGACGTGGGGACCGCGCAGAGGCTGCTGCAGAGGCCGCGGCCCGGGAAGGCCA AACTCCTGGGCTCCACCAAGAAGATCAATGTCAATTTCCAAGACCCTGATGG CTTTTCAGCCCTGCACCACGCGGCCCTGAATGGCAACACAGAGCTGATCACCTTGCTGTTGGAGGCCCAGGCTGCTGTGGACATCAAGGACAACAAAG GCATGCGGCCTCTGCACTACGCGGCCTGGCAGGGCCGGAAGGAGCCCATGAAGCTGGTGCTGAAGGCGGGCTCAGCGGTGAACATCCCATCCGATGAGGGCCACATCCCCCTGCACTTGGCGGCCCAGCATGGTCACTATGATGTG TCCGAAATGCTGCTGCAGCACCAGTCCAACCCCTGCATGGTGGACAACTCGGGCAAGACGCCCCTGGACCTGGCCTGTGAGTTTGGCCGCGTCGGG GTGGTCCAGCTGCTTCTGAGCAGCAACATGTGTACGGCCTTGCTGGAGCCCCGGCCAGGAGACACCACCGACCCCAACGGCACCAGTCCCCTGCACCTGGCAGCCAAGAACGGCCACATCGACATCATCAG ACTGCTGCTCCAAGCCGGCATCGACATTAACCGCCAGACCAAGTCCGGCACCGCCCTGCACGAGGCCGCACTCTGTGGGAAGACGGAGGTGGTTCGGCTGCTGCTGGAT AATGGGATCAACGCCCATGTGAGAAACACCTACAGCCAGACTGCCCTGGACATTGTGCATCAGTTCACCACCTCCcaggccagcaaggagatcaagcagCTGCTGCGAG AGGCCTCGGCGGCCCTGCAGGTCCGGGCGACCAAGGATTACTGCAACAACTATGACCTGACCAGCCTCAACGTGAAAGCTGGGGACATCATCACA GTCCTTGAGCAGCACCCAGATGGTCGCTGGAAGGGCTGTATCCATGACAACAGGACAGGCAATGACCGTGTGGGCTACTTCCCATCTTCCCTGGGCGAGGCCATCGTCAAGCGAGCAG GTCCCCGAGCAGGTGCTGAACCAAGTCCACCCCAGGGAGGCAGCTCCGCGGGGCCCACTGTGCCCCCCGAGGAGATCTGGGTGCTGAGGAAGCCTTTTGCAG GCGGGGACCGCAGCGGCAGCTTGAGCAGCGCGGCTGGGGGCCGGAGCGTCGGGGGCCACACCCTGCACGCTGGCTCTGAAGGGGTCAAGGTAGGTGGGGTGGCAGCAGGGCCGGGGTGCCTGGGTCCGGAGCAGCACTGGTCAGCCAGCCTGTCTGGGTTCCAGCTCCTGGCAACGGTGCTCTCCCAGAAGCCAGTGTCCGACTCCAGCCCCGGGGACAGCCCGGTCAAGCCTCCGGAGGGCCCTGCAG CTGCGACCCGGGCCCAGCCTCCAGCAGCCCACGCGGGGCCGGGCTATGGGGAGCAGCCACCCAAGAAGCTGGAGGCAGCATCCGAAGGCAAG GGCGCCGAGGCTGTCAGCCAGTGGCTTGCCACGTTCCAGCTGCAGCTCTACGCCCCCAACTTCATCAGCGCCGGGTACGACCTGCCCACCATCAGCCGCATGACCCCCGAG GACCTCACTGCCATCGGGGTCACCAAGCCCGGCCACAGGAAGAAAATCACTGCGGAGATCAGTGGTCTGAGCCTCCCGGACTGGCTGCCCGAGCACAAACCT GCAAACCTGGCCGTGTGGCTGTCCATGATCGGCCTGGCGCAGTACTACAAGGTGCTGGTGGACAACGGCTACGAGAACATTGACTTCATCACGGACATCACTTGGGAGGACCTGCAGGAGATCGGCATCACCAAGCTGG GCCACCAGAAGAAGCTGATGCTGGCCGTGCGGAAACTGGCGGAGCTGCAGAAGGCAGAGTACGCCAAGTACGAGGGGGGACCCTTGCGCCGGAAGGCACCGCAGTCGCTGGAGGTGATGGCCATCGAGTCGCCACCCCCACCCGAGCCTGCCCCGGCTGACTGCCAGTCTCCGAAGATGACCACCTTCCAGGACAGCGAGCTCAGCGGGGAGCTGCAGGCGGCCTTGACCGGCCCGGCCgaaggggctgctgctgccaccGCCCCGGCTGAAAAGCCGGCCAACCACCTGCCGCCCACCCCGAGGGCCTCAGGGCGGCAGGAGCCCAGCCTGGGGGGGAGGGCGCGGCACATGAGCAGCTCCCAGGAGCTGCTGGGCGATGGGCCCCCGGGACCCAGCAGCCCCATGTCACGGAGCCAGGAGTACCTGCTCGATGAGGGGCCGGCCCCCGGCACCCCTCCCAAGGAAGCCCGGCCCAGCCGCCACGGCCACAGTGTCAAGCGGGCCAGCGTGCCCCCGGTGCCCGGCAAGCCTCGGCAGGTCCTGCCGCCAGGGGCCAGCCACTTCACGCCCCCCCAGACACCCACGAAACCCCGGCCAAGCTCCCCGCAGGCCCTGGGGGGGCCTCATGGCCCAGCGCCAGCCACAGCCAAGGTGAAGCCCACCCCTCAGCTGCTGCCGCCCACGGAGCGACCCATGTCCCCCCGCTCGCTGCCTCAGTCGCCCACTCACCGCGGCTTCGCCTACGTGCTGCCCCAACCGGTGGAGAGTGAGGCTGGGCCGGCTGCCCCAGGGCCTGCACCTGCAGCCGTGCCCACGCCGGTGCCCACGCTGTGCCTGCCGCCCGAGGCCGACGCAGAgccagggaggcccaagaagcGCGCCCACAGCCTGAATCGCTACGCAGCGTCGGACAGCGAGCCGGAGCGGGACGAGTTGCTGGTGCCGGCCGCCGCCGGGCCCTACGCCACGGTCCAGCGGCGCGTGGGCCGCAGCCACTCGGTGCGGGCGCCTGCCGGCGCAGACAAGAACGTCAACCGCAGCCAGTCCTTTGCCGTGCGGCCGCGGAAGAAggggccgcccccacccccacccaagcgCTCCAGCTCCGCCATGGCCAGCGCCAACCTGGCCGATGAGCCGGCGCCAGACGCGGAGACTGAGGGGGCCGGGGCTGAGGACGGCCGGCTGGGGGTCCGGGCGCAGCGCCGGCGGGCCAGTGACCTGGCTGGCAGCGTGGACACAGGAAGTGCCGGCAGCGTGAAGAGCATCGCAGCCATGCTTGAGCTGTCATCCATAGGGGGTGGGGGCCGGGCAGCCCGTAGGCCCCCTGAGGGCCATCCCATGCCTCACCCTGCCAGCCCAGAGCCAGGCCGGGTGGCCACGGTGCTGGCCTCAGTGAAGCACAAGGAGGCCATTGGACCTGACGGCGAGGTGGTGAACCGGCGCCGCACACTGAGCGGGCCCGTCACGGGACTCCTGGCCACTGCTCGCCGGGGTTCCGGAGAGCCAGCAGGGCCTGCAGACCATGGCCAGTTGGTGGAAGAGGGTGCCGCCCGGCAGCGGCCCCGAGGTCCAGCCAAGGGCGAGGCGGGTGCAGAGGGCCCGCCCCTAGCCAGGGTGGAGGCCAGTGCCACCCTCAAGAGGCGCATCCGGGCCAAGCAGAGCCAGCAGGAGAACGTCAAGTTCATCCTAACTGAGTCTGACACGGTCAAGCGCCGGCCCAAGGTCAAGGAGCGGGAGGCAGGTCCCGAGCCTCCCCCACCACCGCTGTCCGTGTACCAGAATGGAACGGGCACTGTGCGCCGCCGGCCAGCCTCTGAGCAGGCTGGGCCCCCAGAGCtgcccccgccacccccgccTGCTGAGCCCCCGCCCTCTGACCTCATGCACCTGCCCCCGCTGCCCCCGCCGGACAGCGATGCCCGGAAGCTCGCCAAGCCACCTGTTTCTCCCAAGCCCATTCTGGCTCAGCCCGTGCCCAAGATCCAGGGCTCACCCACACCTGCTTCCAAGAAGGTGCCGCTGCCAGGTCCCAGCAGCCCAG AGGTGAAGCGTGCGCACGGCACGCCGCCGCCCGTGTCTCCCAAGCCGCCGCCACCGCCCACGGCGCCAAAGCCGGCCAAAGCCGCGGCGGGGCTGCAGTCGGGCAGTTCCAGCCCGTCGCCCGCGCCCTCGCCGGCGCGCCAGCAACCCGCCGCCCTCGCCAAGCCGGCCAGCACGCCGCCCGCGCTGAGCGCCAGCCCCGCCAGCCCCGCCAGGCCGCCGTCGCCCGGTGCGCCCGCGCTGCACGTGCCCGCCAAGCCGCCACGCGCTGCCGCCGCGGCTACAGGGCCCCCAGCTGCGCCCGACGGCGCCTCGCCGGGGGACAGCGCCCGGCAGAAGCTGGAGGAGACGAGCGCGTGCCTGGCGGCGGCGCTGCAAGCCGTAGAAGAGAAGATCCGGCAGGAGGACGCGCAGGGCTCGCG CCCCTCGGCCGCGGAGAAGAGCACCGGCAGCATCCTGGACGACATTGGCAGCATGTTTGACGACCTGGCCGACCAGCTGGACGCCATGCTGGAGTGA
- the CASKIN1 gene encoding caskin-1 isoform X3 produces MGKEQELVQAVKAEDVGTAQRLLQRPRPGKAKLLGSTKKINVNFQDPDGFSALHHAALNGNTELITLLLEAQAAVDIKDNKGMRPLHYAAWQGRKEPMKLVLKAGSAVNIPSDEGHIPLHLAAQHGHYDVSEMLLQHQSNPCMVDNSGKTPLDLACEFGRVGVVQLLLSSNMCTALLEPRPGDTTDPNGTSPLHLAAKNGHIDIIRLLLQAGIDINRQTKSGTALHEAALCGKTEVVRLLLDNGINAHVRNTYSQTALDIVHQFTTSQASKEIKQLLREASAALQVRATKDYCNNYDLTSLNVKAGDIITVLEQHPDGRWKGCIHDNRTGNDRVGYFPSSLGEAIVKRAGPRAGAEPSPPQGGSSAGPTVPPEEIWVLRKPFAGGDRSGSLSSAAGGRSVGGHTLHAGSEGVKVGGVAAGPGCLGPEQHWSASLSGFQLLATVLSQKPVSDSSPGDSPVKPPEGPAAATRAQPPAAHAGPGYGEQPPKKLEAASEGKANLAVWLSMIGLAQYYKVLVDNGYENIDFITDITWEDLQEIGITKLGHQKKLMLAVRKLAELQKAEYAKYEGGPLRRKAPQSLEVMAIESPPPPEPAPADCQSPKMTTFQDSELSGELQAALTGPAEGAAAATAPAEKPANHLPPTPRASGRQEPSLGGRARHMSSSQELLGDGPPGPSSPMSRSQEYLLDEGPAPGTPPKEARPSRHGHSVKRASVPPVPGKPRQVLPPGASHFTPPQTPTKPRPSSPQALGGPHGPAPATAKVKPTPQLLPPTERPMSPRSLPQSPTHRGFAYVLPQPVESEAGPAAPGPAPAAVPTPVPTLCLPPEADAEPGRPKKRAHSLNRYAASDSEPERDELLVPAAAGPYATVQRRVGRSHSVRAPAGADKNVNRSQSFAVRPRKKGPPPPPPKRSSSAMASANLADEPAPDAETEGAGAEDGRLGVRAQRRRASDLAGSVDTGSAGSVKSIAAMLELSSIGGGGRAARRPPEGHPMPHPASPEPGRVATVLASVKHKEAIGPDGEVVNRRRTLSGPVTGLLATARRGSGEPAGPADHGQLVEEGAARQRPRGPAKGEAGAEGPPLARVEASATLKRRIRAKQSQQENVKFILTESDTVKRRPKVKEREAGPEPPPPPLSVYQNGTGTVRRRPASEQAGPPELPPPPPPAEPPPSDLMHLPPLPPPDSDARKLAKPPVSPKPILAQPVPKIQGSPTPASKKVPLPGPSSPEVKRAHGTPPPVSPKPPPPPTAPKPAKAAAGLQSGSSSPSPAPSPARQQPAALAKPASTPPALSASPASPARPPSPGAPALHVPAKPPRAAAAATGPPAAPDGASPGDSARQKLEETSACLAAALQAVEEKIRQEDAQGSRPSAAEKSTGSILDDIGSMFDDLADQLDAMLE; encoded by the exons ATGGGGAAGGAGCAGGAGCTGGTGCAGGCAGTGAAGGCGGAGGACGTGGGGACCGCGCAGAGGCTGCTGCAGAGGCCGCGGCCCGGGAAGGCCA AACTCCTGGGCTCCACCAAGAAGATCAATGTCAATTTCCAAGACCCTGATGG CTTTTCAGCCCTGCACCACGCGGCCCTGAATGGCAACACAGAGCTGATCACCTTGCTGTTGGAGGCCCAGGCTGCTGTGGACATCAAGGACAACAAAG GCATGCGGCCTCTGCACTACGCGGCCTGGCAGGGCCGGAAGGAGCCCATGAAGCTGGTGCTGAAGGCGGGCTCAGCGGTGAACATCCCATCCGATGAGGGCCACATCCCCCTGCACTTGGCGGCCCAGCATGGTCACTATGATGTG TCCGAAATGCTGCTGCAGCACCAGTCCAACCCCTGCATGGTGGACAACTCGGGCAAGACGCCCCTGGACCTGGCCTGTGAGTTTGGCCGCGTCGGG GTGGTCCAGCTGCTTCTGAGCAGCAACATGTGTACGGCCTTGCTGGAGCCCCGGCCAGGAGACACCACCGACCCCAACGGCACCAGTCCCCTGCACCTGGCAGCCAAGAACGGCCACATCGACATCATCAG ACTGCTGCTCCAAGCCGGCATCGACATTAACCGCCAGACCAAGTCCGGCACCGCCCTGCACGAGGCCGCACTCTGTGGGAAGACGGAGGTGGTTCGGCTGCTGCTGGAT AATGGGATCAACGCCCATGTGAGAAACACCTACAGCCAGACTGCCCTGGACATTGTGCATCAGTTCACCACCTCCcaggccagcaaggagatcaagcagCTGCTGCGAG AGGCCTCGGCGGCCCTGCAGGTCCGGGCGACCAAGGATTACTGCAACAACTATGACCTGACCAGCCTCAACGTGAAAGCTGGGGACATCATCACA GTCCTTGAGCAGCACCCAGATGGTCGCTGGAAGGGCTGTATCCATGACAACAGGACAGGCAATGACCGTGTGGGCTACTTCCCATCTTCCCTGGGCGAGGCCATCGTCAAGCGAGCAG GTCCCCGAGCAGGTGCTGAACCAAGTCCACCCCAGGGAGGCAGCTCCGCGGGGCCCACTGTGCCCCCCGAGGAGATCTGGGTGCTGAGGAAGCCTTTTGCAG GCGGGGACCGCAGCGGCAGCTTGAGCAGCGCGGCTGGGGGCCGGAGCGTCGGGGGCCACACCCTGCACGCTGGCTCTGAAGGGGTCAAGGTAGGTGGGGTGGCAGCAGGGCCGGGGTGCCTGGGTCCGGAGCAGCACTGGTCAGCCAGCCTGTCTGGGTTCCAGCTCCTGGCAACGGTGCTCTCCCAGAAGCCAGTGTCCGACTCCAGCCCCGGGGACAGCCCGGTCAAGCCTCCGGAGGGCCCTGCAG CTGCGACCCGGGCCCAGCCTCCAGCAGCCCACGCGGGGCCGGGCTATGGGGAGCAGCCACCCAAGAAGCTGGAGGCAGCATCCGAAGGCAAG GCAAACCTGGCCGTGTGGCTGTCCATGATCGGCCTGGCGCAGTACTACAAGGTGCTGGTGGACAACGGCTACGAGAACATTGACTTCATCACGGACATCACTTGGGAGGACCTGCAGGAGATCGGCATCACCAAGCTGG GCCACCAGAAGAAGCTGATGCTGGCCGTGCGGAAACTGGCGGAGCTGCAGAAGGCAGAGTACGCCAAGTACGAGGGGGGACCCTTGCGCCGGAAGGCACCGCAGTCGCTGGAGGTGATGGCCATCGAGTCGCCACCCCCACCCGAGCCTGCCCCGGCTGACTGCCAGTCTCCGAAGATGACCACCTTCCAGGACAGCGAGCTCAGCGGGGAGCTGCAGGCGGCCTTGACCGGCCCGGCCgaaggggctgctgctgccaccGCCCCGGCTGAAAAGCCGGCCAACCACCTGCCGCCCACCCCGAGGGCCTCAGGGCGGCAGGAGCCCAGCCTGGGGGGGAGGGCGCGGCACATGAGCAGCTCCCAGGAGCTGCTGGGCGATGGGCCCCCGGGACCCAGCAGCCCCATGTCACGGAGCCAGGAGTACCTGCTCGATGAGGGGCCGGCCCCCGGCACCCCTCCCAAGGAAGCCCGGCCCAGCCGCCACGGCCACAGTGTCAAGCGGGCCAGCGTGCCCCCGGTGCCCGGCAAGCCTCGGCAGGTCCTGCCGCCAGGGGCCAGCCACTTCACGCCCCCCCAGACACCCACGAAACCCCGGCCAAGCTCCCCGCAGGCCCTGGGGGGGCCTCATGGCCCAGCGCCAGCCACAGCCAAGGTGAAGCCCACCCCTCAGCTGCTGCCGCCCACGGAGCGACCCATGTCCCCCCGCTCGCTGCCTCAGTCGCCCACTCACCGCGGCTTCGCCTACGTGCTGCCCCAACCGGTGGAGAGTGAGGCTGGGCCGGCTGCCCCAGGGCCTGCACCTGCAGCCGTGCCCACGCCGGTGCCCACGCTGTGCCTGCCGCCCGAGGCCGACGCAGAgccagggaggcccaagaagcGCGCCCACAGCCTGAATCGCTACGCAGCGTCGGACAGCGAGCCGGAGCGGGACGAGTTGCTGGTGCCGGCCGCCGCCGGGCCCTACGCCACGGTCCAGCGGCGCGTGGGCCGCAGCCACTCGGTGCGGGCGCCTGCCGGCGCAGACAAGAACGTCAACCGCAGCCAGTCCTTTGCCGTGCGGCCGCGGAAGAAggggccgcccccacccccacccaagcgCTCCAGCTCCGCCATGGCCAGCGCCAACCTGGCCGATGAGCCGGCGCCAGACGCGGAGACTGAGGGGGCCGGGGCTGAGGACGGCCGGCTGGGGGTCCGGGCGCAGCGCCGGCGGGCCAGTGACCTGGCTGGCAGCGTGGACACAGGAAGTGCCGGCAGCGTGAAGAGCATCGCAGCCATGCTTGAGCTGTCATCCATAGGGGGTGGGGGCCGGGCAGCCCGTAGGCCCCCTGAGGGCCATCCCATGCCTCACCCTGCCAGCCCAGAGCCAGGCCGGGTGGCCACGGTGCTGGCCTCAGTGAAGCACAAGGAGGCCATTGGACCTGACGGCGAGGTGGTGAACCGGCGCCGCACACTGAGCGGGCCCGTCACGGGACTCCTGGCCACTGCTCGCCGGGGTTCCGGAGAGCCAGCAGGGCCTGCAGACCATGGCCAGTTGGTGGAAGAGGGTGCCGCCCGGCAGCGGCCCCGAGGTCCAGCCAAGGGCGAGGCGGGTGCAGAGGGCCCGCCCCTAGCCAGGGTGGAGGCCAGTGCCACCCTCAAGAGGCGCATCCGGGCCAAGCAGAGCCAGCAGGAGAACGTCAAGTTCATCCTAACTGAGTCTGACACGGTCAAGCGCCGGCCCAAGGTCAAGGAGCGGGAGGCAGGTCCCGAGCCTCCCCCACCACCGCTGTCCGTGTACCAGAATGGAACGGGCACTGTGCGCCGCCGGCCAGCCTCTGAGCAGGCTGGGCCCCCAGAGCtgcccccgccacccccgccTGCTGAGCCCCCGCCCTCTGACCTCATGCACCTGCCCCCGCTGCCCCCGCCGGACAGCGATGCCCGGAAGCTCGCCAAGCCACCTGTTTCTCCCAAGCCCATTCTGGCTCAGCCCGTGCCCAAGATCCAGGGCTCACCCACACCTGCTTCCAAGAAGGTGCCGCTGCCAGGTCCCAGCAGCCCAG AGGTGAAGCGTGCGCACGGCACGCCGCCGCCCGTGTCTCCCAAGCCGCCGCCACCGCCCACGGCGCCAAAGCCGGCCAAAGCCGCGGCGGGGCTGCAGTCGGGCAGTTCCAGCCCGTCGCCCGCGCCCTCGCCGGCGCGCCAGCAACCCGCCGCCCTCGCCAAGCCGGCCAGCACGCCGCCCGCGCTGAGCGCCAGCCCCGCCAGCCCCGCCAGGCCGCCGTCGCCCGGTGCGCCCGCGCTGCACGTGCCCGCCAAGCCGCCACGCGCTGCCGCCGCGGCTACAGGGCCCCCAGCTGCGCCCGACGGCGCCTCGCCGGGGGACAGCGCCCGGCAGAAGCTGGAGGAGACGAGCGCGTGCCTGGCGGCGGCGCTGCAAGCCGTAGAAGAGAAGATCCGGCAGGAGGACGCGCAGGGCTCGCG CCCCTCGGCCGCGGAGAAGAGCACCGGCAGCATCCTGGACGACATTGGCAGCATGTTTGACGACCTGGCCGACCAGCTGGACGCCATGCTGGAGTGA